Proteins encoded within one genomic window of Amycolatopsis nigrescens CSC17Ta-90:
- a CDS encoding alpha/beta fold hydrolase codes for MSSVHHRTATVEGHEIFYREAGPADAPAIVLLHGYPTSSFMFRELIPLLAGDYHVIAPDHLGFGRSAAPRAEEFAYTFDALAELTSGLLDQLGLDRYALYVQDYGAPIGWRLALEHPERISAIVTQNGNGYEDGFVESFWTDVWAYGANPGPGTEPAVRAALSIDAIRWQYVHGVPDPSLVSPDTWEHDFALVSREGNDEVQLALFRDYPNNRPLYPLLHEFLRTSEVPVLAVWGRNDEIFGPAGAQAFARDAKDAEVHLINGGHFLLESHLDEVAGHLCDFLGRVLR; via the coding sequence ATGAGCTCGGTGCACCACCGGACCGCCACCGTCGAAGGCCACGAGATCTTCTACCGCGAAGCCGGCCCCGCCGACGCTCCGGCGATCGTCCTGCTGCACGGCTACCCGACCAGCTCGTTCATGTTCCGCGAACTCATCCCGCTGCTGGCAGGGGACTACCACGTGATCGCGCCGGATCACCTCGGCTTCGGCCGCTCCGCCGCTCCCCGCGCGGAGGAGTTCGCCTACACCTTCGACGCCCTCGCCGAACTCACCTCCGGGCTGCTCGACCAACTGGGCCTGGACCGCTACGCCCTCTACGTCCAGGACTACGGCGCCCCCATCGGCTGGCGCCTCGCGCTCGAGCACCCCGAACGGATCTCCGCCATCGTCACCCAGAACGGCAACGGCTACGAGGACGGGTTCGTCGAGTCGTTCTGGACCGACGTCTGGGCGTACGGGGCGAATCCCGGCCCCGGCACCGAACCCGCCGTCCGCGCCGCGCTGAGCATCGACGCCATCCGCTGGCAGTACGTGCACGGCGTGCCCGACCCGAGCCTGGTCAGCCCGGACACCTGGGAGCACGACTTCGCCCTTGTCTCCCGCGAGGGCAACGACGAGGTCCAGCTGGCACTGTTCCGCGACTACCCGAACAACCGCCCGCTCTACCCGCTGCTGCACGAGTTCCTGCGCACCAGCGAGGTCCCGGTGCTCGCCGTGTGGGGCCGCAACGACGAAATCTTCGGCCCGGCGGGCGCGCAGGCCTTCGCCCGCGACGCCAAGGACGCCGAGGTGCACCTGATCAACGGCGGCCACTTCCTGCTCGAGAGCCACCTGGACGAGGTCGCAGGCCACCTGTGCGACTTCCTCGGCCGAGTCCTGCGCTAA
- a CDS encoding AraC family transcriptional regulator, with protein MEFAAPVVRDWDFARSAGSILLMAKFAGERGMPADRALAGSGLAERDLHDPELQVDARQELAVVRNLAGGLGAPAVALELGRRYHVTTFGIFGFACISSPTLGDTMRFALRYLDLSFTFCIPHVELSGDEIVVSMRDERVPSDVAEFLVLRDLAAIYTVLLDLLPEVPLRAVRFRHAEPSSVDGYLETFGVRPSFGAADNVSTIDAAYLDHPLPQANEHTVAICEAHCRELVTRRRARSGIAHEVRERLVRVGGVAAGMDDVARRLGMSPRTLRRRLEDAGTSYRALVDEVRQALAEEMLATGALSVEDVAIRLGYAEASSFIYAFKRWKGVTPAAYVRGDRCRNGTTPR; from the coding sequence ATGGAGTTCGCCGCGCCCGTGGTACGTGACTGGGACTTCGCGCGCAGCGCGGGCAGCATCCTGCTGATGGCGAAGTTCGCGGGCGAGCGGGGGATGCCGGCGGACCGCGCGCTGGCGGGCTCCGGCCTGGCCGAGCGCGATCTGCACGACCCGGAGCTGCAGGTGGACGCCAGGCAGGAGCTGGCCGTGGTGCGGAACCTGGCCGGCGGCCTCGGCGCCCCGGCGGTGGCGCTGGAGCTGGGCCGCCGGTACCACGTGACCACCTTCGGCATCTTCGGTTTCGCCTGCATCAGCAGCCCGACGCTCGGCGACACGATGCGTTTCGCGTTGCGCTACCTCGACCTCAGCTTCACCTTCTGCATCCCGCACGTGGAGCTGTCCGGGGACGAGATCGTGGTGTCGATGCGGGACGAACGGGTGCCGTCGGACGTCGCGGAGTTCCTGGTGCTGCGCGACCTCGCCGCGATCTACACGGTGCTGCTCGACCTATTGCCGGAGGTTCCGTTGCGGGCGGTGCGGTTCCGGCACGCGGAACCGTCCTCTGTGGACGGATACCTGGAGACCTTCGGGGTGCGGCCGTCGTTCGGGGCCGCGGACAACGTCAGCACGATCGACGCGGCCTACCTGGACCATCCGCTGCCGCAGGCGAACGAGCACACCGTGGCGATCTGCGAGGCGCACTGCCGCGAGCTGGTCACCCGGCGCCGGGCTCGCAGCGGGATCGCGCACGAGGTGCGGGAACGGCTGGTCCGGGTCGGCGGGGTGGCGGCCGGGATGGACGACGTGGCCAGGCGGCTGGGGATGAGCCCGCGGACCCTGCGCCGGCGGCTGGAGGACGCGGGCACCAGCTACCGCGCGCTGGTGGACGAGGTGCGCCAGGCGCTGGCCGAGGAGATGCTCGCGACCGGCGCGCTGTCCGTCGAGGATGTCGCGATCCGGCTGGGCTATGCGGAGGCGTCGAGCTTCATCTACGCGTTCAAACGGTGGAAGGGCGTCACCCCGGCGGCCTATGTGCGCGGCGATCGTTGCCGAAACGGGACAACTCCGCGGTAA
- a CDS encoding flavin-containing monooxygenase → MSSPSILIAGSGFGGIAVAIELKRAGFHQFTLLEKAAEIGGVWRENTYPGAACDVPSPYYSLSYEPNPAWPTRYSLQADIHAYMKHVVEKYDLARHIRFGAEVVGAAFERETASWRVRTADGAEHVANVFVPALGQLSRPVRPDIPGRETFAGPAFHSAEWAHGCELAGKRVAVIGTGASAIQFVPKIQPEVARLTLFQRAAPYVVPKPDREYSGWQRRLFRALPPAQSLERLLFWSAGELSVFGLNGNKKVAGLIGWIARKHLDRQVADPALRAKLTPDYPIGCKRVLFANDYYPAVTQSNVDVQTGAIAEITPGGVRTADDIEHPADVLVYGTGFAATDFLGGLDVRGLDGRELKDAWAGGARAYLGLTVPGFPNLFCVYGPNTNLGSGSIIYMIERQASYIRQAVEHLSATAPSYLDVRAEVERDYDEEIQGRLAHSVWTLCSSWYRQANGRVPTNWPGTVSEYDRRTKILALTDYRTVTVPGVAKAALR, encoded by the coding sequence ATGAGCAGCCCCTCGATCCTGATCGCCGGCAGCGGGTTCGGTGGCATCGCCGTGGCGATCGAGCTCAAGCGAGCCGGTTTCCACCAGTTCACCCTGCTGGAGAAGGCGGCCGAGATCGGCGGCGTCTGGCGGGAGAACACCTACCCCGGCGCGGCCTGCGACGTGCCGTCGCCGTACTACTCGCTGTCCTACGAGCCGAACCCGGCCTGGCCGACCAGGTACTCGCTCCAGGCGGACATTCACGCGTACATGAAGCACGTGGTGGAAAAGTACGATCTGGCCCGGCACATCCGGTTCGGCGCGGAGGTGGTCGGCGCCGCCTTCGAGCGGGAGACAGCGAGCTGGCGGGTTCGCACCGCGGACGGCGCCGAGCACGTCGCGAACGTCTTCGTGCCGGCGCTCGGCCAGCTCTCCCGCCCGGTCCGGCCGGACATCCCCGGCCGGGAGACCTTCGCCGGGCCGGCCTTCCACTCCGCCGAATGGGCACACGGCTGCGAACTCGCCGGGAAGCGGGTCGCGGTGATCGGCACCGGCGCCAGCGCGATCCAGTTCGTGCCGAAGATCCAGCCCGAGGTCGCCCGGCTGACCCTGTTCCAGCGCGCCGCGCCCTATGTCGTGCCCAAGCCGGATCGCGAGTACAGCGGCTGGCAGCGGCGGCTGTTCCGGGCCCTGCCGCCCGCGCAGTCGCTGGAGCGGCTGTTGTTCTGGAGCGCCGGCGAGCTGTCGGTGTTCGGGCTGAACGGCAACAAGAAGGTCGCCGGGCTGATCGGCTGGATCGCCAGGAAGCACCTCGACCGCCAGGTCGCAGACCCCGCGCTGCGCGCCAAGCTGACCCCCGACTACCCGATCGGCTGCAAGCGGGTGCTCTTCGCGAACGACTACTACCCCGCCGTCACCCAGTCCAATGTAGACGTTCAAACCGGGGCGATCGCCGAGATCACCCCCGGCGGGGTGCGCACCGCGGACGACATCGAGCATCCGGCCGACGTGCTCGTCTACGGCACCGGGTTCGCGGCCACCGACTTCCTCGGCGGACTGGACGTCCGCGGCCTGGACGGAAGGGAGCTGAAGGACGCCTGGGCCGGCGGCGCCCGCGCCTACCTCGGACTGACCGTGCCCGGATTCCCCAACCTGTTCTGCGTGTACGGCCCCAACACCAACCTCGGCTCCGGCTCGATCATCTACATGATCGAACGCCAGGCGTCCTACATCCGGCAGGCGGTGGAGCACCTCTCCGCCACCGCACCGTCCTATCTGGACGTTCGGGCGGAGGTGGAACGGGACTACGACGAGGAGATCCAGGGCCGTCTCGCGCACAGCGTGTGGACCCTGTGCTCGTCCTGGTACCGCCAGGCCAACGGCAGGGTGCCGACCAACTGGCCGGGCACGGTCTCCGAATACGACCGCCGCACCAAGATCCTCGCCCTCACCGACTACCGCACGGTCACCGTGCCGGGCGTGGCGAAGGCGGCGCTCCGGTGA
- a CDS encoding 3-hydroxyacyl-CoA dehydrogenase family protein, translating into MSELGTTPATVGVLGGGRMGAGIAQVFAAAGSAVSVLESDDAAADVARDRVLTGLRRAAERGKLDGEPEAVLERVRLITDPVALEAGTELVVEAVPERAELKVAVLTAAERAVGEDAVLASNTSSLSIGELAAALARPANFLGMHFFNPVPASALVEVVVGGQTSDRTMQRVLGWVGALGKEKVVVRDSPGFATSRLGVLLGLEAIRMLEEEVADAESIDRAMELGYRHPMGPLRSTDLVGLDVRLAIAEYLHRTLGDRFAPPRLLRDKVAAGELGRKSGKGFYRWD; encoded by the coding sequence ATGAGCGAGCTCGGCACGACCCCGGCGACCGTCGGCGTCCTCGGTGGTGGCCGGATGGGCGCCGGTATCGCGCAGGTGTTCGCCGCGGCCGGTTCGGCGGTGTCCGTGCTGGAGAGCGACGACGCGGCCGCGGACGTCGCCCGCGACCGGGTGCTGACCGGGCTGCGCCGGGCCGCCGAACGCGGCAAGCTGGACGGCGAGCCCGAAGCCGTGCTGGAACGGGTCCGGCTGATCACCGACCCGGTCGCGTTGGAGGCCGGCACCGAGCTGGTGGTGGAGGCGGTGCCGGAACGGGCCGAGCTCAAGGTGGCCGTGCTGACCGCGGCCGAGCGGGCCGTCGGCGAGGACGCCGTGCTGGCCAGCAACACCAGCTCGCTGTCCATCGGCGAGCTGGCCGCGGCACTGGCGCGTCCGGCGAACTTCCTCGGCATGCACTTCTTCAATCCGGTGCCGGCGTCGGCGCTGGTCGAAGTGGTGGTGGGCGGTCAGACCTCGGACCGGACCATGCAGCGGGTGCTCGGCTGGGTCGGCGCGCTCGGCAAGGAAAAGGTGGTCGTCCGCGACTCGCCGGGGTTCGCCACCAGCAGGCTCGGGGTGCTGCTCGGCCTGGAGGCGATCCGGATGCTGGAGGAGGAAGTGGCCGACGCGGAATCCATCGATCGGGCGATGGAACTGGGCTACCGGCACCCGATGGGGCCGTTGCGCTCCACCGATCTGGTCGGGCTGGACGTGCGCCTTGCCATCGCGGAGTACCTGCACCGCACCCTCGGTGACCGGTTCGCGCCACCGCGGCTGCTGCGGGACAAGGTCGCCGCCGGGGAACTGGGCCGTAAGAGTGGCAAGGGTTTCTACCGCTGGGACTGA
- a CDS encoding TetR/AcrR family transcriptional regulator, which yields MTEPKQARRGRPGYDLESLLQVAVKLFNERGYDGTSMEDLARKLGITKSAIYHHVRSKDELLRLAVDRALDGLFEVAAEAEAAPGPAIDRLELLVRGSIGVLTERLPFVTLLLRVRGNTKVERAALARRREFDRFVTDLVKQAEAEGDVRPDVDPALTSRLLFGTVNSLIEWYRPRRGSSGAELADAVCKIAFDGLRRS from the coding sequence TTGACCGAGCCGAAGCAGGCCCGGCGCGGGCGCCCCGGCTACGACCTGGAGTCCCTGTTGCAGGTCGCGGTGAAGCTGTTCAACGAACGCGGCTACGACGGCACCAGCATGGAGGACCTGGCCAGGAAGCTGGGCATCACCAAGTCCGCCATCTACCACCACGTGCGCAGCAAGGACGAGCTGCTGCGGCTGGCGGTGGACCGCGCGCTGGACGGCCTGTTCGAGGTGGCCGCCGAGGCGGAGGCCGCGCCGGGGCCGGCGATCGACCGGCTGGAGCTGCTGGTGCGCGGCAGTATCGGGGTGCTCACCGAGCGGCTGCCGTTCGTCACCCTGCTGCTGCGCGTGCGCGGCAACACGAAGGTGGAGCGCGCCGCGCTGGCCCGCCGCCGCGAGTTCGACCGGTTCGTCACCGACCTGGTCAAGCAGGCCGAGGCGGAGGGCGACGTGCGCCCGGACGTCGACCCGGCGCTGACCAGCAGGCTGCTGTTCGGCACGGTGAACTCGCTGATCGAGTGGTACCGCCCGCGTCGCGGCTCCAGCGGCGCCGAACTCGCCGACGCGGTCTGCAAAATCGCCTTCGACGGCCTCCGCCGCTCGTGA
- a CDS encoding GMC family oxidoreductase N-terminal domain-containing protein: MTGSDGAFDYDVLVIGSGFGGSVTALRLTEKGYRVGVLESGRRFADHEFAKTSWRLRKYLWAPKLGCFGIQRMTLLKNTFIMSGAGVGGGSLVYANTLYEPPAEFYADPQWAGITDWKSELAPYYDQAKRMLGVTENPLTTEPDRVLREVADDLGVGHTYRRTPVGVYFGDESTRPGEQAPDPFFGGAGPDRRACTHCGECLTGCRVGAKNTTVRNYLHLAERAGARVHPLTTATTVRPVPGGYAVQTERTGRWLRKRRRVHTAEQVVFSAAALGTQRLLHRQRDNGTLPRLSPRLGMLARTNSEAVLAVKARRGGTDYTPGVAITSSIHPDPVTHVEPVRYGKGSNLLGLLATVLVDAEPGRRRWALGLRELAKQWRDLVRVHSPRRFSERMIGLLVMQTLNNSVSTYTRRGPFGRRMTTRQGIGEPSPDWVPAGHDVARRVAAKIDGIPQGAWTDLFNIPITGHFIGGCPIGDSPETGVVDAYQRLYGHPGLHVVDGSAISANLGVNPSLTITAQSERAMAFWPNKGEHDERPPLGAPYRAIRPVAPKNPAVPDGVPGTLRLPLFPA; the protein is encoded by the coding sequence GTGACCGGGTCCGACGGTGCTTTCGATTACGACGTGCTGGTGATCGGCTCCGGCTTCGGCGGCAGCGTCACCGCGCTGCGGCTGACCGAGAAGGGCTACCGGGTCGGGGTGCTCGAAAGCGGCCGCAGGTTCGCCGACCACGAGTTCGCGAAAACCTCCTGGCGACTGCGGAAGTACCTGTGGGCCCCGAAACTGGGCTGCTTCGGGATTCAGCGGATGACCCTGCTGAAGAACACCTTCATCATGAGCGGCGCCGGGGTCGGCGGCGGTTCGCTGGTCTACGCGAACACCCTCTACGAACCCCCGGCGGAGTTCTACGCGGACCCGCAGTGGGCCGGCATCACCGACTGGAAGTCCGAGCTGGCGCCGTACTACGACCAGGCGAAGCGGATGCTCGGGGTGACCGAGAACCCGTTGACCACGGAACCGGACCGGGTCCTGCGCGAGGTGGCCGACGACCTCGGTGTCGGCCACACCTACCGGCGCACCCCGGTCGGCGTGTACTTCGGCGACGAGAGCACCAGGCCCGGCGAGCAGGCGCCCGACCCGTTCTTCGGCGGCGCCGGACCGGACCGGCGCGCCTGCACGCACTGCGGCGAATGCCTGACCGGCTGCCGGGTCGGCGCCAAGAACACCACCGTGCGGAACTACCTCCACCTTGCCGAACGCGCCGGCGCGCGGGTGCATCCGCTGACCACCGCGACCACGGTCCGCCCGGTGCCCGGCGGCTACGCGGTGCAGACCGAACGGACCGGGCGCTGGCTGCGCAAGCGGCGCCGGGTGCACACCGCCGAACAGGTGGTGTTCTCCGCCGCCGCCCTCGGCACCCAGCGGCTGTTGCACCGGCAGCGGGACAACGGCACCCTGCCGCGTCTTTCGCCCCGGCTCGGCATGCTGGCCAGGACCAACTCGGAGGCCGTGCTCGCGGTCAAGGCCAGGCGCGGCGGCACCGACTACACCCCGGGCGTGGCGATCACCTCGTCCATCCACCCGGACCCGGTCACGCACGTGGAACCGGTGCGGTACGGCAAGGGCAGCAACCTGCTCGGCCTGCTGGCCACCGTGCTGGTGGACGCCGAGCCCGGCCGCCGGCGCTGGGCGCTGGGCCTGCGGGAGCTGGCGAAACAGTGGCGGGACCTGGTCCGCGTGCACAGCCCGCGCCGGTTCTCCGAGCGGATGATCGGGCTGCTGGTGATGCAGACCCTGAACAACTCGGTCAGCACCTACACCCGCCGCGGCCCGTTCGGCCGCCGGATGACCACCCGCCAGGGCATCGGCGAGCCGAGCCCGGACTGGGTGCCCGCCGGGCACGACGTGGCCCGCCGAGTCGCCGCGAAGATCGACGGCATCCCGCAGGGCGCCTGGACCGACCTGTTCAACATCCCGATCACCGGCCACTTCATCGGCGGCTGCCCGATCGGCGACTCCCCGGAGACCGGGGTGGTGGACGCCTACCAGCGGCTCTACGGTCATCCCGGGCTGCACGTGGTGGACGGTTCGGCGATCTCCGCCAACCTGGGCGTCAACCCGTCGCTCACCATCACCGCCCAGTCCGAGCGGGCGATGGCGTTCTGGCCCAACAAGGGCGAACACGACGAACGCCCGCCGCTCGGCGCGCCGTACCGCGCGATCCGCCCGGTCGCCCCGAAGAACCCCGCCGTCCCCGACGGTGTCCCCGGCACCCTCCGCCTCCCCCTTTTCCCGGCCTAG
- the paaI gene encoding hydroxyphenylacetyl-CoA thioesterase PaaI, translated as MFDVDEASRALGIELVEAADGHAVARMRVTPAMVNGHSITHGGYVFLLADTTFACACNSHGPVAVAAGAEISFVAASRLGDELVATAEERTRYGRSGIYDVTVRRGGAAGAVIAEFRGRSRVIQREQDTE; from the coding sequence ATGTTCGACGTGGACGAGGCATCCAGGGCGCTGGGCATCGAGCTGGTCGAGGCGGCGGACGGGCACGCGGTGGCCAGGATGCGGGTGACCCCCGCCATGGTCAACGGGCATTCGATCACCCACGGCGGCTACGTGTTCCTGCTCGCCGACACCACCTTCGCCTGCGCCTGCAACAGCCACGGTCCGGTGGCCGTCGCCGCCGGGGCGGAGATCTCGTTCGTGGCGGCCTCCCGGCTCGGCGACGAGCTGGTGGCCACCGCCGAGGAGCGCACCCGGTACGGGCGCAGCGGGATCTACGACGTGACGGTCCGCCGTGGCGGCGCGGCCGGTGCGGTGATCGCCGAGTTCCGCGGCCGCAGCCGCGTCATCCAGCGAGAACAGGACACCGAGTGA
- the paaK gene encoding phenylacetate--CoA ligase PaaK: MSDSTDTAESAESAESLSADELHALQLERLQWTLRHAYRNVPCYTRKFDEAGVHPDDCRELADLAKFPTTTKQDLRENYPFGMFAVPESEVSRIHASSGTTGQSTVVGYTAADLDVWATVMARSIRAAGGRPGHKVHVAYGYGLFTGGLGAHYGAEKLGCTVIPASGGMTARQVRLITDFRPEVIMVTPSYMLTLLDEFERQCIDPAASSLRVGIFGAEPWTERMRAEIEGRANLDAVDIYGLSEVMGPGVAQECVETKDGLHIWEDHFYPEVIDPFTDQVAAPGEQGELLFTSLTKQAMPVIRYRTRDLTRLLPGTARPAFRRMEKVTGRTDDMIILRGVNVFPTQIEEIVLRTEGLAPHFQLVRSTKGRMEQLTVHVEARADTPAGRRAAAAAELVAGVKDGVGVTVEVAVLDPDTLERSLGKMRRVLDQRDGRS; this comes from the coding sequence GTGAGCGACAGCACCGACACCGCCGAGTCCGCCGAGTCCGCCGAGTCACTGAGCGCGGACGAGCTGCACGCGCTGCAACTGGAACGTCTGCAATGGACACTCCGGCACGCGTACCGGAACGTGCCTTGCTACACCAGGAAGTTCGACGAGGCCGGGGTGCACCCGGACGACTGCCGAGAGCTGGCGGACCTGGCGAAGTTCCCCACCACCACCAAGCAGGACCTGCGCGAGAACTACCCGTTCGGCATGTTCGCGGTGCCGGAGTCCGAGGTCAGCCGGATCCACGCGTCCAGCGGCACCACCGGGCAGTCGACCGTGGTCGGCTACACCGCGGCCGACCTGGACGTCTGGGCGACCGTGATGGCCAGGTCCATCCGCGCGGCCGGCGGGCGGCCCGGCCACAAGGTGCACGTGGCCTACGGCTACGGCCTGTTCACCGGCGGGCTCGGCGCGCACTACGGCGCCGAGAAGCTGGGCTGCACGGTGATCCCGGCCTCCGGTGGGATGACGGCGCGGCAGGTGCGGCTGATCACCGACTTCCGGCCCGAGGTGATCATGGTGACGCCCTCGTACATGCTCACCCTGCTCGACGAGTTCGAGCGCCAGTGCATCGATCCCGCGGCGAGTTCGCTGCGGGTGGGCATCTTCGGCGCGGAACCGTGGACCGAGCGGATGCGCGCCGAAATCGAAGGCAGGGCGAACCTGGACGCGGTGGACATCTACGGCCTGTCCGAGGTGATGGGGCCAGGGGTCGCGCAGGAGTGCGTGGAGACCAAGGACGGCCTGCACATCTGGGAGGACCACTTCTACCCCGAGGTGATCGACCCGTTCACCGATCAGGTGGCCGCGCCCGGCGAGCAGGGCGAGTTGCTGTTCACCTCGCTGACCAAGCAGGCGATGCCGGTCATCCGGTACCGCACCAGGGACCTGACCAGGCTGCTGCCCGGCACCGCGCGGCCCGCGTTCCGGCGGATGGAGAAGGTCACCGGCCGGACCGACGACATGATCATCCTGCGCGGGGTGAACGTGTTCCCCACCCAGATCGAGGAGATCGTGCTGCGCACCGAAGGGCTGGCGCCGCACTTCCAGCTGGTGCGGTCCACGAAGGGCAGGATGGAGCAGCTCACCGTGCACGTGGAGGCGCGCGCGGACACCCCGGCCGGGCGCCGGGCGGCCGCCGCGGCCGAGCTGGTCGCCGGGGTCAAGGACGGGGTCGGCGTGACAGTGGAGGTCGCGGTGCTCGACCCGGACACCCTGGAACGCTCGCTTGGCAAGATGCGGCGGGTGCTCGACCAGCGGGACGGCCGGAGTTGA
- a CDS encoding CGNR zinc finger domain-containing protein, with amino-acid sequence MDTLLDLLNSRPRVDGEERDALGEPAAGRRWAREHGGEGSLAELALLRAARDALRDVVRGESPPAALRPLLEGVHQIPEFTSDGLQWTVKTPPHARLAVEVVLAWAATEKRLPGRLRPCANDECRLFLLDRSRANRARWCSMAVCGNREKARRHYERTR; translated from the coding sequence ATGGACACGCTGCTGGACCTGCTCAACAGCAGGCCGCGGGTCGACGGCGAGGAACGGGACGCGCTCGGCGAGCCGGCCGCGGGCAGGCGCTGGGCGCGGGAGCACGGCGGCGAAGGCAGCCTCGCGGAACTGGCCTTGCTGCGCGCGGCGCGGGACGCACTGCGGGACGTAGTGCGGGGAGAAAGTCCGCCCGCCGCGTTGCGCCCGCTGCTCGAAGGGGTCCACCAGATCCCGGAGTTCACTTCGGACGGTCTTCAGTGGACAGTCAAGACGCCACCGCACGCCCGGCTTGCCGTCGAGGTGGTCCTCGCCTGGGCCGCCACCGAGAAGCGGCTACCCGGCCGGCTTCGCCCCTGCGCCAACGACGAGTGCCGGCTGTTCCTGCTCGACCGCAGCCGCGCCAACCGCGCCCGCTGGTGCTCGATGGCCGTCTGCGGCAACCGCGAAAAGGCACGCCGCCACTACGAACGCACCCGCTAG